In the genome of Rhodoplanes sp. Z2-YC6860, one region contains:
- a CDS encoding glutathione S-transferase family protein — protein MMILRSTPPSPFGRKVKLAASVLGLSGEIKIEAADTNDDKDSLRQQNPVGKIPVLVLEDGTTLFDSRVILEYLDHRAGGGKIIPKEAAARFAALRLQALADGATDAQILVLYEGRWRSPEHHSAKWLDYQNDKIARALAALETTPPSLDAMPNVGQIAVACFLGHRDLRFAGDWRAKHPKLVAWLDRFAAQVPAFASTKVAA, from the coding sequence ATGATGATCCTGCGTTCGACGCCGCCTTCGCCATTCGGCCGGAAGGTCAAGCTTGCCGCCAGCGTGCTCGGTCTCTCCGGTGAGATCAAAATCGAGGCGGCCGACACCAACGACGACAAGGATTCGCTGCGACAGCAAAATCCGGTCGGCAAGATTCCCGTGCTGGTGCTGGAAGACGGCACGACGCTGTTCGACTCGCGCGTGATCCTCGAATACCTCGACCATCGCGCCGGCGGCGGCAAGATCATTCCGAAGGAAGCGGCGGCGCGTTTCGCAGCCTTGCGCTTGCAGGCGCTCGCCGACGGCGCGACCGACGCCCAGATCCTGGTGCTCTATGAAGGCCGCTGGCGTTCACCCGAGCATCATTCTGCGAAGTGGCTGGATTATCAGAACGACAAGATCGCCCGCGCGCTCGCCGCGCTCGAAACCACTCCTCCATCGCTCGATGCTATGCCGAACGTCGGCCAGATTGCCGTGGCCTGCTTCCTCGGCCATCGCGATCTGCGCTTCGCCGGCGACTGGCGCGCGAAGCATCCGAAACTCGTGGCCTGGCTCGATCGCTTCGCCGCGCAGGTGCCGGCTTTTGCGTCCACCAAGGTCGCCGCCTAG
- a CDS encoding 23S rRNA (adenine(2030)-N(6))-methyltransferase RlmJ produces the protein MNYRHAYHAGNFADVVKHAVLARVLTHLRDKPAAFRVIDTHAGAGVYDLSGIEAGKTLEWRDGIDRLIGADLDQPARALLAPYLDAVAALNPAGALTAYPGSPALTQALLRPQDRLIACELEPQAAAALSNRLRGDARAKAVAIDGWTALTAYVPPKERRGLVLVDPPFEQPGELSRLTQALAAAHRKWPTGCYLLWYPIKDTTEVASFVRKLSRLAIAKTLRIELILATSTEDKGLRGTGLIAVNPPWRLYEELESLLPALGNILSRGAACRTTLSWLTGEITT, from the coding sequence ATGAACTATCGCCACGCCTATCACGCCGGCAACTTCGCCGATGTCGTGAAACATGCCGTGCTCGCGCGCGTGCTCACGCATCTGCGCGACAAGCCCGCAGCGTTTCGCGTCATCGACACCCATGCCGGCGCCGGCGTTTACGATCTCTCCGGCATCGAGGCCGGCAAGACGCTGGAATGGCGCGACGGCATCGACCGGCTGATCGGCGCCGACCTCGATCAGCCGGCGCGCGCGTTGCTGGCGCCTTATCTCGATGCCGTTGCAGCGCTCAATCCGGCAGGCGCGCTCACCGCCTATCCCGGTTCGCCGGCGCTGACGCAGGCGCTGCTGCGTCCGCAGGACCGGCTGATCGCCTGCGAGCTCGAGCCGCAGGCTGCAGCCGCTCTGTCCAACCGGCTGCGCGGCGATGCCCGCGCCAAAGCGGTCGCCATCGACGGCTGGACGGCGCTCACCGCTTACGTGCCGCCCAAGGAGCGGCGCGGCTTGGTGCTGGTCGATCCGCCCTTCGAGCAGCCCGGGGAACTGTCCCGTTTGACCCAGGCCCTGGCCGCAGCCCATCGCAAATGGCCGACCGGCTGTTACCTGCTTTGGTATCCGATCAAGGATACAACCGAGGTTGCAAGTTTCGTCCGAAAGCTTTCGCGGCTCGCGATCGCGAAAACGTTGCGAATAGAACTGATCCTTGCAACCTCAACAGAAGACAAGGGTTTGCGCGGCACAGGCCTGATCGCGGTCAATCCGCCATGGCGCCTTTATGAGGAGCTCGAAAGCCTTTTGCCCGCGCTCGGAAACATCCTATCCCGCGGTGCAGCGTGTCGGACGACACTTTCCTGGCTCACCGGCGAAATAACCACCTAA
- a CDS encoding MFS transporter, which produces MPALRDIMAGPWITGPWRAVLVLGITQIIAWGTIFYSPVLLAPLIAAEHGWSLSFAMGGFSLGLLTAGLVSPAVGRSIDNRGGHVVMAAGALVSALGLLGLALTPNAPAYLAAWVVLGAGLGASLYDPAFATLGRIFGAGARRPITLLTLAGGFASTAGWPATHVLIGAVGWRGTYVVFAVLMAAVCAPLYAFALPRLRAAGEAPKPAPSGAKSPAPLIPARGMVFALVTAAFTAYAFVPSALSAHLLAIFGRNGIDAATAVAIGALFGPAQVAARVAELMFGRDIHPLLVARAAVLLLVAAFLLLLLFGVAPLRAAIFAVMFGGANGLITITRGALPLALFGADGYGRTMGRIGGFWLAMQSAAPLVMAFVIERASDTAALALAAGFTVAALGCFAAIRRS; this is translated from the coding sequence ATGCCCGCGCTTCGCGACATCATGGCCGGCCCCTGGATCACTGGTCCTTGGCGCGCGGTGCTCGTGCTGGGCATCACCCAGATCATCGCCTGGGGCACGATCTTCTATTCCCCGGTCCTGCTCGCGCCGCTGATTGCGGCCGAGCACGGCTGGTCGCTGTCCTTCGCCATGGGCGGCTTCTCGCTCGGGCTTCTGACGGCGGGCCTCGTGTCTCCCGCCGTCGGCCGCTCGATCGACAACCGCGGCGGCCACGTGGTGATGGCGGCAGGCGCGCTGGTGAGCGCCTTGGGACTGCTCGGGCTCGCGTTGACACCCAATGCGCCGGCCTATCTTGCGGCCTGGGTGGTGCTCGGCGCGGGTCTCGGCGCTTCGCTTTACGATCCGGCCTTCGCCACGCTCGGCCGCATCTTCGGCGCGGGCGCCAGGCGGCCGATCACGCTGCTCACACTGGCCGGCGGTTTTGCCTCGACGGCCGGCTGGCCCGCAACGCACGTCCTGATCGGCGCGGTCGGCTGGCGCGGCACTTATGTGGTCTTTGCGGTGCTGATGGCCGCAGTCTGCGCGCCGCTTTACGCCTTTGCGCTGCCGCGCCTTCGTGCCGCTGGTGAAGCGCCGAAGCCGGCCCCCAGCGGAGCCAAATCGCCCGCGCCGCTGATACCCGCCCGAGGGATGGTGTTCGCGCTGGTGACCGCGGCCTTCACGGCCTACGCCTTCGTGCCGTCGGCGCTGTCGGCGCATCTGCTCGCGATCTTTGGGCGCAACGGCATCGATGCGGCAACGGCGGTCGCGATCGGTGCGCTGTTCGGGCCCGCCCAGGTCGCGGCCCGTGTCGCTGAACTGATGTTCGGCCGTGACATCCATCCGCTTCTCGTCGCGCGCGCTGCGGTGCTGCTGCTGGTCGCGGCGTTTCTGCTGCTCCTGCTGTTCGGCGTCGCGCCGCTGCGCGCCGCGATCTTCGCGGTGATGTTCGGCGGCGCCAACGGCCTCATCACCATCACGCGCGGCGCGCTGCCGCTCGCCCTGTTCGGCGCCGACGGCTACGGCCGCACCATGGGGCGGATCGGCGGCTTCTGGCTCGCGATGCAATCGGCGGCGCCGCTGGTGATGGCGTTCGTCATCGAACGCGCCTCCGACACCGCTGCGCTGGCGCTGGCGGCCGGATTTACCGTGGCCGCTCTCGGATGCTTTGCGGCGATCCGCAGGTCCTAA
- a CDS encoding L,D-transpeptidase → MYRHMFAALAMSAIGVVAAGAEPLSIEPQRPQQSINRPASPVYVYRQSDEIVGRRERPAPARYVNNEAEPNMGGGFIEFLFSGGQVPPPRPPSNMMAARGEPAMMQQQELEAQNRPIDPKFERQLVDYAGSEPAGTIVIDTPQRFLFLVQGNGKALRYGIGVGKPGFSWAGEKKITAKKEWPDWTPPAEMLQRRPDLPHFMAGGPDNPLGARAMYLGTSLYRIHGSNEPWTIGHAVSSGCIRMRNEDVTDLYERVKVGTRVIVI, encoded by the coding sequence ATGTATCGTCATATGTTTGCGGCGCTCGCCATGAGCGCCATCGGTGTCGTTGCGGCCGGGGCCGAGCCGCTGTCGATCGAACCCCAGCGCCCGCAGCAAAGCATCAACCGCCCCGCCTCGCCCGTTTATGTCTACAGGCAGAGCGACGAGATCGTGGGTCGGCGCGAGCGCCCCGCTCCGGCGCGCTATGTGAACAACGAAGCCGAGCCCAACATGGGCGGCGGCTTCATCGAATTCCTGTTCAGCGGCGGCCAGGTCCCACCGCCGCGCCCGCCGTCGAACATGATGGCCGCGCGCGGCGAGCCTGCGATGATGCAGCAGCAGGAGCTCGAGGCGCAGAACCGTCCGATCGATCCGAAGTTCGAGAGACAGCTCGTCGATTACGCCGGCTCCGAGCCGGCCGGCACCATCGTCATCGACACGCCGCAGCGCTTCCTGTTCCTGGTGCAAGGCAACGGCAAGGCGCTGCGCTACGGCATCGGCGTCGGCAAGCCGGGCTTCTCCTGGGCCGGCGAGAAGAAGATCACCGCGAAGAAAGAATGGCCGGATTGGACGCCGCCGGCCGAGATGCTGCAGCGCCGCCCGGACCTGCCGCACTTCATGGCGGGCGGCCCGGACAATCCGCTCGGCGCACGCGCGATGTATCTCGGCACCTCGCTCTATCGCATCCATGGCTCGAACGAGCCCTGGACGATCGGACACGCGGTGTCGTCGGGTTGCATCCGCATGCGCAACGAGGACGTCACCGACCTCTACGAGCGCGTCAAGGTCGGCACCAGAGTCATTGTGATCTGA
- a CDS encoding cold-shock protein has protein sequence MAMSGTVKFFNGERGYGFIKPDDGGRDVFVHITAVEHAGLKSLAEGQRIQFEVEPDKKGKGPKAVNLVVTG, from the coding sequence ATGGCCATGAGTGGTACGGTCAAATTCTTCAACGGCGAGCGCGGTTACGGCTTCATCAAGCCGGACGACGGCGGACGCGATGTGTTCGTGCACATCACCGCTGTCGAGCACGCCGGCCTGAAGTCGTTGGCCGAGGGACAACGAATTCAATTCGAAGTCGAGCCTGACAAGAAGGGCAAAGGCCCGAAGGCCGTGAACCTGGTCGTCACAGGCTGA
- a CDS encoding ribonuclease T2 family protein — MIGIGFRAVAFAILLVGVALQPARSQSQISQDQISQDSAGSAATPAATTPETLAQETVAQGRRDNDGRQPGKFDFYVLSLSWSPSFCQDSEERGRNGGEQCSTSRPYSFVVHGLWPQYERGFPQNCEQPAPRLNRELMTSMLDLMPAPRLVFHEWDAHGTCSGLDQRAYFDLVRKARETVKIPEVYASPKSTLSVSPAEVEEAFVKANPGLSRAAISVTCGSPRLGEVRICMSKDLRFRDCAELDRRACRRDKLIMPPVRGR, encoded by the coding sequence ATGATCGGTATCGGATTTCGCGCCGTCGCGTTCGCCATTCTGCTCGTAGGCGTCGCGCTGCAGCCGGCACGATCCCAATCGCAAATCTCACAGGACCAAATCTCACAAGACAGTGCCGGAAGCGCCGCAACCCCAGCGGCCACGACGCCAGAGACCCTGGCTCAGGAAACCGTGGCGCAAGGCCGGCGTGACAACGACGGACGTCAGCCCGGGAAATTCGACTTCTACGTGCTGTCGCTGTCGTGGTCGCCGTCATTCTGTCAGGACAGCGAAGAGCGCGGCCGCAATGGCGGCGAGCAGTGCTCAACTTCCCGGCCCTACTCCTTTGTGGTGCATGGGCTTTGGCCGCAGTACGAGCGCGGCTTTCCGCAAAACTGCGAACAGCCCGCGCCGCGGCTCAACCGCGAGCTGATGACCTCCATGCTCGATCTGATGCCGGCGCCGCGGCTGGTGTTTCATGAGTGGGACGCTCACGGCACCTGCTCGGGCCTCGACCAGCGGGCCTATTTCGATCTGGTGCGCAAGGCGCGCGAGACCGTCAAAATTCCCGAGGTCTATGCGTCACCGAAGTCGACGCTGAGCGTCTCGCCCGCCGAGGTCGAGGAGGCCTTCGTCAAAGCCAATCCAGGCTTGTCGCGCGCCGCGATCTCGGTCACCTGCGGCAGTCCGCGGCTCGGCGAGGTCCGTATCTGCATGAGCAAGGATCTGCGCTTCCGCGACTGCGCCGAGCTCGACCGCCGCGCCTGCCGGCGTGACAAGCTGATCATGCCGCCGGTGCGCGGCCGCTAA
- a CDS encoding hotdog domain-containing protein: MAVEARRLEPVDGVFGIAAASRVLIETLPSWMQELGLLVEAVEAGRPASAPPDWQPGAIVRLPFSVRLARGGIVCSQALMAAADTAMALACAAVWNGQRPTSAVDQTIHFLRPANVDILADARIVRIGRNTVFGRVSLSSAVDGREIGMVSTAYAIL, encoded by the coding sequence ATGGCCGTGGAAGCGCGCCGGCTTGAGCCGGTCGACGGCGTATTCGGAATTGCGGCAGCCAGTCGCGTTCTGATCGAGACGCTCCCGTCTTGGATGCAGGAACTCGGACTGCTGGTCGAGGCCGTTGAAGCCGGCCGGCCAGCCAGCGCGCCGCCGGACTGGCAACCCGGCGCGATCGTCCGGCTGCCGTTTTCGGTGCGCCTCGCGCGCGGCGGCATCGTCTGTTCGCAGGCGTTGATGGCCGCGGCCGACACCGCGATGGCACTCGCATGCGCAGCGGTCTGGAACGGGCAACGGCCGACGAGCGCGGTCGATCAGACCATCCATTTCCTGCGTCCGGCCAACGTCGATATCCTGGCGGATGCCCGCATCGTGCGGATCGGCCGCAATACGGTGTTCGGCCGGGTGTCGCTGTCGAGCGCGGTCGACGGTCGTGAGATCGGCATGGTGTCGACGGCCTACGCAATCCTGTAG
- a CDS encoding ABC transporter substrate-binding protein has protein sequence MAQVSPDVLKEFAPTGTLRAAINQGNTVLAQKGPNGEALGITVELARELARRLGLPIELVIFDAAGKVFEALKRGQWDIAFLAIEPVRAAEIDFSAAYVLIEGTYMVPKASPLKVIEDVDKAGIRIAVASGSAYDLYLTRTIKNATLVRAPTGPAAVDMFVRDKLDAAGGVRQPLVEFAAANPVMRVMDGRFMAIQQAMGMPKGRSKAHAYLKTFVEEMKASGFCADALKRSNQPDAQVAPPA, from the coding sequence GTGGCTCAAGTCTCTCCCGACGTTTTGAAAGAGTTCGCGCCGACCGGCACCCTGCGCGCCGCGATCAATCAGGGCAACACCGTGCTTGCGCAGAAGGGTCCGAACGGTGAGGCGCTCGGCATCACGGTCGAGCTCGCACGCGAACTCGCCAGACGGCTCGGCCTGCCGATCGAACTCGTGATCTTCGACGCCGCCGGCAAGGTGTTCGAGGCGCTGAAGCGCGGCCAGTGGGACATCGCATTTCTGGCGATCGAGCCGGTGCGCGCCGCCGAGATCGATTTCAGCGCGGCTTACGTGCTGATCGAGGGCACCTACATGGTGCCCAAGGCTTCGCCTCTCAAAGTGATCGAGGACGTCGACAAGGCGGGCATCCGCATCGCGGTCGCGAGCGGCTCGGCCTATGACCTCTATCTCACCCGCACCATCAAGAACGCCACGCTGGTTCGGGCGCCGACCGGTCCTGCCGCGGTGGATATGTTCGTGCGCGACAAGCTCGACGCCGCGGGCGGCGTGCGTCAGCCGCTGGTCGAGTTCGCAGCCGCCAATCCGGTGATGCGCGTGATGGACGGCCGCTTCATGGCGATCCAACAGGCCATGGGCATGCCCAAAGGCCGCAGCAAGGCCCACGCCTACTTGAAGACTTTCGTCGAGGAGATGAAGGCGTCGGGCTTCTGTGCCGATGCGCTCAAGCGCAGCAATCAGCCCGACGCGCAGGTCGCGCCGCCGGCGT
- a CDS encoding DUF3551 domain-containing protein, translating into MSRRARLALTAAFAGLLAIGVLTYADGAKADPYRWCAEYGGGRGGGTNCYFMTLGQCRAAISGLGGFCRPNTFYTGDDRPRRRTRSYY; encoded by the coding sequence ATGAGCCGGAGAGCGAGACTTGCTTTGACCGCGGCCTTTGCCGGTTTGCTGGCCATCGGCGTGCTGACCTACGCCGATGGCGCCAAGGCCGACCCTTATCGCTGGTGCGCCGAATATGGCGGCGGCCGCGGCGGCGGCACCAACTGCTATTTCATGACCCTGGGCCAATGCCGCGCCGCGATCTCCGGATTGGGCGGATTCTGCCGGCCCAATACATTCTATACCGGCGACGATCGGCCGCGGCGGCGCACGCGCTCTTACTATTGA
- a CDS encoding protein phosphatase CheZ — translation MPPVQRKVFRIEEHMRPRLRGFASVERALPQTGEFATIPAKPDVAERPPGPRVRADVADAQAYKAELVAIHDAIGRTAADMAALMAGAEDGGQASRVSRELAAIVTGTERATQAILQAAEEIDQSAHALAGALKAGHQQGLAHDIQERVVRIFEVCNFQDLTGQRVSNVVTTLKSVEERIARLFEIWQRIEHFKPAAAVCDDKDDSRFLNGPKLAGEGGHVTQSEIDEIFFGIGDTLI, via the coding sequence ATGCCCCCAGTTCAACGCAAGGTCTTCCGCATCGAGGAGCACATGCGTCCGCGCTTGCGCGGCTTCGCATCCGTCGAACGGGCGCTGCCGCAGACTGGCGAATTCGCAACGATCCCGGCGAAGCCGGACGTTGCCGAGCGTCCGCCCGGCCCGCGCGTCCGGGCCGATGTTGCTGACGCGCAAGCTTACAAGGCCGAACTCGTCGCCATTCACGATGCCATCGGCCGCACCGCCGCCGACATGGCGGCGCTGATGGCCGGCGCCGAGGACGGTGGCCAGGCCTCGCGCGTGAGCCGCGAGCTCGCCGCAATTGTCACCGGCACCGAACGCGCGACGCAGGCGATCCTGCAAGCCGCCGAGGAGATCGATCAGTCGGCGCATGCGCTGGCAGGCGCGTTGAAAGCCGGGCACCAGCAGGGGCTGGCTCACGACATTCAGGAGCGTGTCGTGAGGATTTTCGAGGTCTGCAATTTCCAGGACCTCACCGGCCAGCGTGTTTCCAACGTCGTGACCACGCTGAAGTCTGTCGAAGAGCGGATCGCTCGCTTGTTCGAAATCTGGCAGCGCATCGAGCACTTCAAGCCCGCCGCCGCCGTCTGCGACGACAAGGATGACAGCCGCTTCCTCAACGGACCAAAGCTCGCCGGCGAGGGTGGCCACGTCACGCAGAGCGAGATCGACGAGATCTTCTTCGGCATCGGTGACACGCTGATCTAG